GATACGGGCGAGTACGTGATCGTGATCAACGCCGATCAACTCGTGTTCACCGGCCGGAAGTGGGAACAAAAGGAATACACCTACTACACCGGCTACCATCGCCTTCGCGCCGACACGGCCGGAGAGCGGAAGGCAAAGAATCCGGAATTGATTCTCATCGAAGCCGTTCGCCGCATGTTGCCGAAGAACAAGCTCGCGACGAAGATGCTCGATAAGCTCAAGGTATTCGCCGGAGCGGAACACCCGCACCAAGCGCAAAAGCCGGAACCGAAAGATCTCGGCGTTCGGAAAGAGAACACGAAGTAGTAGTCGCTTTATTTGTCTCATCTCAGATCCTAAAGCGACGACACGTCGCACGCATATTTAGAGGAACGCCATGACGACGGCAGCAAAAATCAACGAAACCTTGGGCACCGGCCGCCGTAAGACTTCGGTCGCTCGCGTTCGCGTCCGACCGGGCGAAGGGAAGATCGTCGTCAACGGTCGCCCGCTCAGCGAGTTCTTCGCCAACGAACAAGATCGCTATTCGGTCATCTCGGCCTTGGAGTTGTGCGACCGGCGCAACGCGGTCGATATCGTGATCACGGTTTCCGGCGGCGGCACGACCGGCCAATCGGGCGCTTGCCGTATGGGCATCGCTCGTGCCTTGAAGCTGATGGACCCGACGCTCGAAGAGCCGATCCGCAAGAATCGCTTGCTGACGCGCGACAGCCGCATGAAGGAACGCAAAAAGTTCGGCTTCCGCGGTGCTCGCCGTGGTACGCAGTTCTCGAAGCGGTAATCGTTTCCGAAGACTCGACATCGAACATGCGGCCTTTCGTCGCGATGTTTCCCATACGAAAAGCCCCGGACCCAAGTCCGGGGCTTTTTTCGTCGGTAGGTAAAGTAGCAGGCACGTTCCACGTGCCGTCAGCCACATGCGCCGTGGAAGCTGAATGCAGCATCGCGACGCACGCAACCTCCGTTCACACACAGCTTCCGTTCAATAGCCCCGGATGCATATCCGGGGCCGCACCGTGATGATCGTTCCATATCGTCTGTGGCGGACGGCACGTGGAACGTGCCTACTACTCAAACAAAGCACGGCCATGATCGCGCCGGCTTGCGACTTGAAAAAACATTCGTGCGTCGTCGCCCGAGCGGGCCTGGGCATCTTGTCAAACGATTCTCTGCGCAGAGCATTTCGCCCGAACCGGCTTGCTTCATTTGAAGAAAGACTGGCTCAGACGACGACGCACCGGACGACGCCCAGCAGCGAAGCGTTCTCTGCGATGTTGCAACTGCGCAGAGACCGTCGTGCAAGTTTCGATCCGCGTTGGTTGTCATCGTGCGTCTCGCCTGAACGCACGACGACCGAGGATCGCGATATGTGATCGCTCACGCACCGCAGGCCGGAAAGAGACATCGAGCGATCGTCTTCACAACAATCGTTCGATCGACCATCGTCGCGAGGGACCGAGCTTAGCGCTCGATTCGATCAAACCCCGGCGGCGACAAGCGGCGCGGCCGAAGCTAAAAATTCCCCATCGCGATTCGTCGTCGCCGGTCTCGCGCAAGCGAAACCGGCAACGCGTCGAAACCTACCGGAGGTCGGAGTCTCGTCTCCTCACAAGGCCCAACATCGCACGACGCGCCGCGAGATTCAACGCGAAGAATTGGGCCAAAGTAGCAGGCACGTTCCACGTGCCGTCCGCCACGGTTGATACGGAACGATCGTTGCGGTGTGTCCCCGGATATGCATCCGGGGCTATTGAACGGAGCTGCGTGTGAACAGAGCGTGTGAACGGAGCCGCGTGCGTCGCGATGCCGCACTTAGCTCGAACGACGCACGTGGCTACGGCACGTGGAACGTGCCTGCTACGTTGGGTGCCTTAGTGCTTATGTCCGTGGTCGTGCGCTTCAGCGGCGAGTGTGCCGCTGTACGACTTGCCGGCAATCGTGACGTTGAAGCGGCCCTGGTTCTTCGGGGCGTCGATCGCTTCGCAGAGGGCTGGGTCGACCGCTTCGAAGCGCGAGGTCGTCCCTGCGGCGTCGTCGGTTTGAGGGAGCGCGGCGAGGAAGAACTGCTGAGGTTTGCCGTCGAGCACGAAGTTCAACGCGAGCTTCGTTTCCGTCGTCGTCACCTTACCGACGGCGTGATCGTCGAGCAGGTAGATCGTTACCTTATGGGCTGCGTCGTCGTGAACGAGCTCGGCGTGAAACTCTTCTTTTCCGAGTTCGATCAGCGCTCCCTTGTGTGGGCCGGCCGAGGGATGTGCGTGTTCGGCGTGAGCATGGGCCTGCTTCGCGGCCGAGCCGCCCGACTTCGCCGCCGGTTCGTTCGGCTTATAGCAACCGCTCGCGGCGATGAGCAAGCAAGCGCTCGCAACGCAACCTAAAGGCTTCGCGGCCGAGAAGCACGAAAGCGAGGCGAAGCTTTTCAACATGGCGGAAACCATCATGGCTAAACCTGAGAAGAAGATTTTTTCGAAAACTACGAACGGCGATTCTACCAAACTCCGGCCGCGGCTCCTGCCCGAGATGTGGATGCCGCGAAAGCGCGAAAAGCTTGCGAATCGGCAAGGCTTCCGCGCGAAACGAAGGGAGTTTCGCCGGCGAAAGTTGAGCGACGACGTTGCATTTAGACGCCGCGAGGCCGGGAAAAATTCCGGCGAAGTCGTTCATTTTCTCCGGAAGAAATGAGACTTTCCTTTGATAAGCGACCGCGAAGATGTTATTTTGCCGCACAAGAAATCGTGCCCGCTCGGAAGTGTGGGCCTATGGTTCGACCCGAAGAAGCCGCTAACCGCCCGTTATGGGAGGTTTTAGCGGAATTCTTGCCGCTGAATCCGCATTCACTCGTCCGAAATCGTCGTCATACGCATCATCGTCCTGTCGTCCCTTGTCGAGGCCCAAACGTGAATTTTCCTTCTCTTCGTCTTCGGTCGCTGCTCCCGCAGTTGCTTGGTTCTTTGATCGTGCTCCTTTCGGTCGCGGCTCCGGCTTGGGCCGGCGAGGCCGATCTTGCTATTCCCGACCTGCACAAGGGGGAGTTCACGATCGCCGGCGCCACGATCAGCGCTTGGAACTTGTTGTTCTACGGTTCGTTCGTCATCGCGGGCACGTTGGGGATCAGCCTCTATTTGCGAAACGAAATCAAGCGGATGCCGGCGCATAAGTCGATGCTCGACGTCGCCGAAGTGATCTTTCAGACCTGCAAGACCTATCTGCTTCAACAGGGCAAATTCCTGTTGATGCTCTTCGCGATCATCGGCTCGGCGATGACCTACTACTTCGTCGGCCTGCAGGGGCAAACTTTCGGCACCGCGGCGCTCGTGCTGCTGTTCTCGGTCGTCGGCATGGGGGGCTCGTTCTGGGTCGCCTGGTACGGCATTCGGATCAACACCTACGCCAACTCGCGCACCGCTTTCGCTTCGCTGCGGGGTGTGCCGTGGGACGTCGTCAACATTCCGCTACGTGCGGGCATGTCGATCGGCTTGTTCTTGATTTCGCTCGAACTCATCATGATGGTCATCATCTTGTTGTTCGTGCCGCGCGACATCGTCGGCATCTGTTTCCTCGGGTTCGCGATCGGCGAGTCGCTCGGTGCATCCGCGTTGCGGATCGCCGGCGGTATCTTCACGAAGATCGCCGACATCGGCTCCGACCTGATGAAGATCGTGTTCAACGTGAAGGAAGACGATCCGCGCAATCCCGGCGTCATCGCCGACTGCACGGGCGACAACGCCGGCGACTCGGTCGGCCCGACCGCCGACGGCTTCGAGACGTACGGCGTCACGGGCGTGGCACTCATCTCCTTCATCACGCTCGCGCTTCCGGTCGAGCAATCGGAACTGCAAGCGAAGTTGATCGTTTGGATCTTCGCAATGCGGTTCCTCATGGACTTCATGTCCGGAGCGTCGTACTTCATCAACCAGAAGATTTCCGAAGCGAAGTACAAGGGCTTGAAAGAGTTCGATTTCGAAGCTCCGCTCACGCGTCTGATTTGGATCGCGTCGATCCTTTGCATCACCACCTCGTACGGCATGAGCTGGCTGCTGATCAGCGACCTTGTGATCGCCGGCAAAGACTATCCGCAACTCTGGTGGCAACTCGCCTCGATCATCAGCCTCGGCACATTGGCCGCCGTGTTGATTCCGGAATTCACCAAAGTCTTTACCAGCTCGCATTCGAAGCACGTGCATGAAATCGTGACCGCGTCGAAAGAAGGGGGAGCTTCGCTCACGATTCTCTCCGGACTCGTCGCCGGCTACTTCAGCGCGTTCTGGATGGGCATTTTGATCGCCGGCCTGATGGGCGCTGCATACTTCATCAGCCTCATGCCCGACGGCGTGAATTCGATCATGCAAGTCGTTCTGACGCCGGGGGCGGCTGCCGTCGGCGTGGGTTCGATCTTTGCGTTCGGCCTCGTCGCCTTCGGCTTTCTTTGTATGGGCCCTGTGACCATCGCGGTCGACAGCTACGGCCCTGTGACCGACAACGCGCAATCGATCTTCGAACTCGCGCAGACCGAGCACATCAAGGGGATTCGCGACGAAATCAAACGCGATTTCGGGTTCGTGCCCGACTTCGAGCTCGGTAAGCATTATCTCGAAGCGAACGACTCGGCGGGAAACACGTTCAAAGCGACGGCCAAACCGGTGCTCATCGGCACGGCCGTCGTCGGTGCGACGACGATGATTTTCTCGATCATCCTCCTGCTCGGCAAGCAAGGCTTGCTGCACTTGAGCCTCACCGATGCACCGGTGTTGCTCGGCTTCATTTGCGGCGGGGCGGTGATCTTCTGGTTCTCCGGCGCTTCGATGCAAGCCGTAACGACGGGTGCTTATCAAGCGGTCGACTTCATCAAGAAGAACATGGACCTCACGAAGAAAGAAGCCGACATCGAAGACTCGAAGACGGTCGTCCGCATCTGCACGATCTACGCGCAGAAGGGAATGTGGAACATCTTCATCGCCCTGATGGCGATCACGCTCGCGTTCGCCTTCTTCGATCCGAACTTCTTCGTCGCCTATCTGATTTCGATCGCCGTGTTCGGCCTGTTCCAAGCCATCTCGATGGCCAATACCGGTGGTGCCTGGGACAACGCCAAGAAGTACGTCGAAGTCGATCTCAAAGAAAAGGGTACGGAGCTGCATGCCGCGGCTGTCGTCGGCGATACCGTCGGCGATCCGTTCAAAGATACGACTTCGGTCGCGTTGAACCCGATCATCAAGTTCTCGACGTTGTTCGGGCTCTTGGCGGTCGAGATTGCGGTGAAGATGAAGGAAGCGGCTCGCGGTGTGGATATCCATCACGCGGGCCCGACTCCGAGCGGAGCGACGGCCCAGCCGACGTTGACGCCGACGACCGACTACACGGTCGTGTTCGGCGTCATCATGCTCGCCGTCGCTTTGATCTTCGTCTGGCGATCTTTCTATTCGATGCGAATCGTGAAAGATTAAGCAAACAGGGCTGCCATGCGGGCGCGGAGAGATATATTGCTTTCTCTCCGCGCCCGATTTTCGTTACGCCTGCAGCCCGGATCGAAAAACGCTCGCCGCAAAGTTTCAAACTCTCAACCGTACCGCTAGGAAACTCTCCCGATGTGGAAGCAACTCTGGGCGAAGAAAGACCTTTCGATTCTTCTCAAGGAGATGGAAAGCCAGGATCGCTTGCATCGTGTTCTCGGCCCAACGGCGCTCACTTCGCTCGGGGTCGGCGCGATTATCGGTACGGGCATCTTCGTGTTAGTCGGGAAGGCCGCGGCGCAACAAACCGGTCCGGCGTTGATGCTGTCGTTCATCGCTTCGGCATTTGCCTGCGTCTTCGCCGCCCTGTGTTACGCCGAATTCGCTTCGATGGCCCCCGTCGCCGGCAGCGCCTATACCTACTCCTACGCGACCATGGGCGAACTCTTCGCTTGGATCATCGGGTGGGATCTTATCTTGGAATACGCCGTGGCGTCGAGCGCCGTCGCGCATGCGTGGAGCGATTACGTGGAAAAGTTCATCGTGATCGTCGCTCCCGATACGTGGGTCCCTTCGCTGCACACGTTCTTCGAACGCTGGGGCAATTCTCCGATCGGGTTCAATCCCAAAACTAATACCTTCTTCGCGAGCGGCGGCATCATCGACCTTCCGGCGATTTTGATCACCGCGATCGTAACCGTGGTCTTAGTCATCGGCATCAAAGAAAGCGCTCGTTTCAATACGCTGATGGTCTTGCTGAAAGTCGGCGTCGTGTTGTTCGTGATCGGCGTCGGAGTTTTCTTTATCGATCCCGCGAACTGGACGAATAACTTCGCCCCCTTCGGCTACGGCGGCATTACCATGCCATGGGAAGAGCATTCCAGTCACCCGGTCGGCATGCTTGCCGGAGCGGCGACGATCTTTTTCGCGTTCATCGGCTTCGACTCGATTTCGACACACTCCGAAGAAGCCAAGAATCCGCAGCGCGACGTGCCGATCGCCATCATCAGCTCTCTCGTTATCTGCACCATCCTTTACGTTCTCGTCGCTGCCGTCCTCACCGGGATGGTTCCCTACGACCAAATCGCGGTCGAAGCTCCCGTGGCGAGTGCGTTCACGGGACGAGATATGAACTTCGCTGCGGGCTTGATCTCGCTCGGTGCGGTCGCGGGTATGACCAGCGTGTTGCTGGTGATGTTGCTCAGCCAACCGCGCGTGCTGCTGGCGATGGCGCGCGACGGCCTCTTACCCCAAAAGTTTTTCGGTGCCGTGCATGAAAAGTTCCGCACGCCGTACAAATCGACGATCCTCACCGGTTTCTTCGTGGCTGCCGCGTCGTCGCTGCTGCCGCTCGACGTGTTGGCCGACATGACCAACATCGGCACGCTCTTGGCCTTCGTAATGGTGTGCGCCGCCGTGTTGATCATGCGGAAGACGAATCCCGACGCTCACCGTCCGTTTCGCGCTCCGCTCGGGCCGGTAGTCCCGATCATGGGAATCATCACCTGCTTGATCCTGATGCTTTCTTTGGGAACCCACAATTGGATGCGACTAGCCATTTGGCTCGCCGTCGGTATGGTCATTTATTTCTGCTACGGCAAGCGGCATAGCCACCTCGGCCGCGAATTGGCGAACGAGATCACGCATCACGGCCTCACGCCGACCGATCCGACGCCGCCGCGCGTCTAACGGGGTTTGGGGAACAGCCTTCGTCGATCGGATGTCACCCGGCCTATCAGCCGCAGGGCGTTAGCCCCCGGTCTCCGCAGCAGCCGGCCTCATCCGATGAACCGGGGGCTAACGCCCTGCGGCTGATGCGCCGTTCGGCGAGTTGCGGCTTGGCTTAGATCCGCGGAACTTCGTGTCCTGTTCGGGGTATGATGGTTTAAGGAGGTCGCGTACGTGCCGGCTGGCCGGGCGTACGGGGTTGTCCTAGACTGAAAGCGCGTGCTCGGCCCGACAGGGAAATTCTCGTCGAGCCCCGGCCGCGCGGCCATTTCTCGAACCATTCATTCAGCGAAACGGGTAGGCGTTTGGTAGTCGGCGAGTCGTCGGCCCAATCTTACGAACTGCGCGATCCCGACGTGCGGCTCATGCTCGAAGTGCGCGACGACAACGCCGCCGCTTTCGAGGAGTTGATGCTGCGCTATCAGAATCGTTTAGTGACGGTGCTCGAACACCTGACCGGCCAGCGCGACGCCGCGGAAGACTTGGCTCAAGAAGTGTTTCTGCGCGTGTATCGCTCGCGGAAGAAATACGTGCCGGGCTCGAAGTTCTCGACCTGGCTGTTCACGATCGCCAATAACGTCGCCTCGAACGCGCGCAGAAGTCGGGCCCGCAGGAAGGAACGAAACCTCACGCCGGCCGAGGGAGACGAGACCGGCGCGTGGGGCGCAGCGCCGCTCGAACAACTGGCCTTGGCGAAGAGCGCGCTCATGCCGACGCGCCAGTTGGATAAAGCGGAAATGCGCGAAGTCGTGAAGCTCGCCCTCGATACGCTCAACGAACGCCAACGGCTCGCGGTCTTGCTTTGCAAATTCGAGAACATGAGCTACACCGAAATTTCCGAAACGATGGGGATGACCCCGCAAGCGATCAAGTCGCTGCTGTCGCGAGCGCGCGACAATTTACGCGACGTGTTGGAAGCGTATCTCGAACGGGGCGTTTTGCCGGGCAAGTCGAACGTCGCCGGAGAAACGCCATGAGCGACCGCGACGGAACCACCGTGCCGGACATGCAAGCTCAGCTCAACGCCTATCTCGACGGCGAAGTCGACGGCGAAGAGCGGACGCGCATCGAGCAAGCGCTCGCCGACGATACCCGCATGCAGCACGATTTCCAACGGCTGCAACGGGCCTGGGACTTGCTCGACGTGTTGCCGCGCGCCGACGTCGGCACCGGTTTCACGCAAATGACGGTCGAGATGATCGCGCTGGACGCCAAGCAGCAGTTGGCCGCGGTGCAGAAGGTCGTGCCGCGGCGCACTTGGATCGATCGGCTGCTCATCGCCGGCGGCGTGGCGACGGCGGGCGTGGCGGGCTTTTTCCTCGTCGACGCGCTCCGCACCCGGCCCGACGACACGATGCTGCGCGACCTGCCGGTCTTAGAGCGGCTCGATCTGTACGGGCTAACGGAGCCGGGCGAGAACGCCGAGTTCTTCCGCCAGCTGCGTGATCGGCGCGTTTTGGCCGAGCCCGCGCCGTCGAATGCACCGGCCGTAAAACGGAAATAGGTAAAACGGAAATAGAACTCATTCTTTCGCTGCGTTAGGTTTCGATGTCTCCACAAGATCCTGAAAAAACCGTTCACGAAGATGTCGGCCTCACCGCCGCGACGAGCATCGTCGGGCCGGTGGAAGATTGGTTGCGCGGCAGCCCGATCGAAGTGACGGACCGCGAACCGGAGACGTTCGAGCTGCCGGAGAAGTCTTGGACCTGGGGACGAGTCGCCATCGCGGCTGCGATCGTCGCCGTCGCGGCCGGGGAGCTCGCTTGGGTGCTGTCGTCGCGCGATTCGTTGGCCGCTCGGCGCCGCGCTACCGCCGTCTTGTCCGAAAGCGAAAAGGCCGCGCTCGAGGCGAAGCGCGAACGCTTCGAGAAACTCGATCCGACCGAGCAAGCGCGCCTCCGGGCCTTGCAAGCCGAACTGGCCGAAGACGCGAGCCCGGAATCGTTGTATTCGACGTTGGAAGATTATTTGAAGTGGAAGTCGCAGTTGGCACCGCAAGAGAGCGCGATGTTGGCCGGCCTGGCGCCGAGCGAACGGACGGCGCGCGTCGTCGCCGTGGCCGGCGAGAAGCAAACGGAAGAGACGAAGCGCTTCAGCGATGCCGACTCGAAGAAGCTGATCACTTGGCTCGAACTCGAAATCCGCACGCATCAAGCGCGCATCCTCGAACATCTTCCCCCGCCGGTTCGAGAACGCTTCGAGAACATGGGAGATCGCGAACGCTCTTGGGCGTTGATGTATCATTTGCTCTCGGCGCGCGGGTCGGGTCCGCGGCTCGAAGAGTTCGCCACCGATCTGCCGAAGCTGCGCGCTCAACTTTCGCCGGCCGCGCAGGCCCGTTGGGATGCGGCGATGAAAAGCAAAGAAGGTTTCAGGAACTTATTGACCGATTGGGTTCGCCAATCGGTCGAGCGCTGCGTAGCGCAGCAGCGCGACGGAGGCAAGCCGTATCAACAGATCGCCGACAACGAGCTGAGAAAGTTCTTCGAGCACAAACTGCCCGAAGCGGAGCGTCAGCGTTTGCTCTCCCTGCCGCCGGAGGAAATGGCTGCGCAGTTGAAGCGTGAGTATTTGCGCAACAAAGGAATGTGGAAAGAGCACGGCGGAAAGCCGGGCCCCTACGCGCGACAGCCGTTCGGCTCGGCCGACGATCCGCGCTCGGACGGCTTTCGCTACGGCCCGGGCGGCCCTGGAGATCGGCGTCCGCCCGGCGACGGCCCGCCACCCCCTCCTCCGCCGCGCGATGGGGAGTTCCGCTCCGGCGACATGCCGGGAGGCGACCGCGGGATGCAGAAGCCGCGCCGCGACCGCGAAGAGAATCCCGAGAAGGAAAACAAGGTGAAGAAGCCGACCTCCGAGCGGAAGCCCGACCCCTCCTAAGCTTCTTGTTCTATACCGGCGGCACCTTTATGCCGGCGGCACGCCGAGCGATTTGCCGCCGTCGATGGCGATGCTCGTTCCGGACACCATCAGCGCCGCATCGCTTGCCAAATAGCAAATCGCCTCGGCCACTTCTTCCGGAGTGATCATGCGGCGATGGGCCTTCGCGAGCGGGCTGGCATCGATGAACATCTGCGCCGTGGCTCGCGGATCTTGGGCCTTCGCCAAGTCGGCGTTCATCATGCCCGTATCGCCGACCGGGCCCGGGCAGACGGCGTTCACGCGGATCTTGTCGCGGGCGTGGCTTAGGGCCAGGCTTTTCGTCAGCGCGATCATCGCCCCTTTGCTGGTGCTGTAGACGGGATCGTGGGCGCGAGGCAACAGCCCGGCGTTGCTGGAGACGTTGACGATGCTTCCGCCGCCGCCGGCGCGCATCGGACCGATGCAATGTTTCGACGTGAGAAATACCGACTTGAAGTTCGTATCGAGCACGCGGTCCCATTCGTCTTCCGTGACGTTGGGGATTTGTTTCACGAGGCCGATCCCGGCATTGTTGACCAAGATGTCGATTCGGCCCGTCGCGGCGAACGCGGCGTCGACGAGCGATTGCACGTCGGCCTCGCGCCGGACGTCGCAGAGGAGTTGCACGATGCCGAGTTCGGCGAACCGTGCTTCGTTTTCGGGCTGCGGCCGGATGTCGCCCGTGAAGACACGCGCGCCGCCGAGCGCAAGCTTGATGGCCGTTGCTCGGCCGATGCCGAACGCGCCGCCGGTGACGATCGCCGTGCGCCCTGCGAATGGTCTTTCGCTCATAGATGATTTACTTGCCGGAGTTCGGCCACGAAAACAGGTAGTAGGCTTTCGGCGTGGCGAGATCGAGCAAGGCCTGCACTTCGCTCTTCTGCGCCGCTGCCGAAGCGCCGACGAGCGTATCGGCCAGCGACTTCGGGCGATGGTACTTCACGGCCTTGGTCGTCGCGGCATCGAGCGACGCAAGCTCCATCGCGCGGGCGATCGCGTCTTCGACGAAGCCTTGTTTGTCGACGAGCCCGAGCTCGAGGGCTTGCTTGGTCGTGAAGACTTGTCCGGTCGTGGCCTTCTTCAATTGATCGTCGGTGAGCTTCGGGCGGCCCGACTTGACGATCCCTTTGAAGCGATCGAAGCTCTCTTTCACGAGCTCCTCGAACACCGCTTTTTCTTCGGGGGTCATCTTGCGGGTAATGCTGCCGATTCCCTTAAGCGGAGCGCTCTTGATCGTGTCGTCTTCGACTTCCCACTTCTCCATCAGGCCCGCGATGTTGTAGTGCGGGATTAAGACGCCGATCGAGCCGGTCCAAGTGGTCGGCTCGGCGAAGATGACGTTCTCCTTCGTGCCGCAGGCCATCGACACATAGTAGCCTCCGCTGGCGGCGAGGCCTCCCATGCTGACGACGAACGGCATGTTGCGGTCGATGCTCAGCTTGCGCAGGTGGTGGTACATGAAGTCGCTGCCGGTGACGGTTCCGCCGGGGGAGTCGACGCGCAGCACGACGGCCTTCACTTTCGGATCGGCCAAGACCTTGTCGACTTGCTTCTTCACCGCTTCGCCGTCTTCGATCACGCCATCGATCTCGATCACGGCGACCTTGTTCACTCCGTCTTTCGCGAGCGAGTGGTAGCGCTCTTCGAGTTTGTTGTCCGGGTCTTGCGAGAACGAATCGGGGCTCGTGAGGGCGAAGATCACGGCAAGCACGAACAGTGCGATTCCGAGCCAAGTGATTAAGCCGACCAGGCGTGCTAGCAGACTCGGCTTCGGCTGCACGGCGATATAAACCGGCTGACCGGGACCAGGATTGCTCGGAGCGGAAAAGCTGGACATAGCGATACCTACGAAAGGAGTATGAACGCAAACGGAATCCCGACGCGACGCGAAGTCGTTCTCGCGATTGTATCCCCGCAGGCGTGGGAGGCCAACCGGCGCACGTCGTTCGCTCGGCCTCGGTTGCCGAGGGGGCTTCTATGCAGGAGCTTCGCGGGAGTGTTTCGCCGGCGCGGGCCGACTTCCACCTAGCCTTGGAAGTCGGAGAGCGTTAAGCTACCGACCAGCCTGAGAGACATGCAGCCAGCGTGCCGTCTCCACGTGCCGGCCATGGATGTCAGGAGTGCCGGCAGATCGTTTTCTCGCCGTTCGGGCGTACTAGGGAGAGTATCGTGTTTGTCGCCGCTTCGACCGATTGCTTCGCTCAACTTCCGCTGAATGCCGCGCTGAAGAAGTTGTTCGACTTGGAATACACGCGCGCGGAAATCGTGTTGCGCGAGTCGGGCCCTCAGCTTCGCCCTTCGCAAGTGCATGCCGATCTCGAGTCGGCCGTGGTCGCGTGTCGCGATACGCATCGCCTGAC
This sequence is a window from Planctomycetia bacterium. Protein-coding genes within it:
- the rplM gene encoding 50S ribosomal protein L13, which encodes MLTKTYVAKPGELEQKWYLVDGAGKVVGRLATEIATILMGKHRPTYTPHVDTGEYVIVINADQLVFTGRKWEQKEYTYYTGYHRLRADTAGERKAKNPELILIEAVRRMLPKNKLATKMLDKLKVFAGAEHPHQAQKPEPKDLGVRKENTK
- the rpsI gene encoding 30S ribosomal protein S9; the protein is MTTAAKINETLGTGRRKTSVARVRVRPGEGKIVVNGRPLSEFFANEQDRYSVISALELCDRRNAVDIVITVSGGGTTGQSGACRMGIARALKLMDPTLEEPIRKNRLLTRDSRMKERKKFGFRGARRGTQFSKR
- a CDS encoding sodium-translocating pyrophosphatase, with the protein product MVRPEEAANRPLWEVLAEFLPLNPHSLVRNRRHTHHRPVVPCRGPNVNFPSLRLRSLLPQLLGSLIVLLSVAAPAWAGEADLAIPDLHKGEFTIAGATISAWNLLFYGSFVIAGTLGISLYLRNEIKRMPAHKSMLDVAEVIFQTCKTYLLQQGKFLLMLFAIIGSAMTYYFVGLQGQTFGTAALVLLFSVVGMGGSFWVAWYGIRINTYANSRTAFASLRGVPWDVVNIPLRAGMSIGLFLISLELIMMVIILLFVPRDIVGICFLGFAIGESLGASALRIAGGIFTKIADIGSDLMKIVFNVKEDDPRNPGVIADCTGDNAGDSVGPTADGFETYGVTGVALISFITLALPVEQSELQAKLIVWIFAMRFLMDFMSGASYFINQKISEAKYKGLKEFDFEAPLTRLIWIASILCITTSYGMSWLLISDLVIAGKDYPQLWWQLASIISLGTLAAVLIPEFTKVFTSSHSKHVHEIVTASKEGGASLTILSGLVAGYFSAFWMGILIAGLMGAAYFISLMPDGVNSIMQVVLTPGAAAVGVGSIFAFGLVAFGFLCMGPVTIAVDSYGPVTDNAQSIFELAQTEHIKGIRDEIKRDFGFVPDFELGKHYLEANDSAGNTFKATAKPVLIGTAVVGATTMIFSIILLLGKQGLLHLSLTDAPVLLGFICGGAVIFWFSGASMQAVTTGAYQAVDFIKKNMDLTKKEADIEDSKTVVRICTIYAQKGMWNIFIALMAITLAFAFFDPNFFVAYLISIAVFGLFQAISMANTGGAWDNAKKYVEVDLKEKGTELHAAAVVGDTVGDPFKDTTSVALNPIIKFSTLFGLLAVEIAVKMKEAARGVDIHHAGPTPSGATAQPTLTPTTDYTVVFGVIMLAVALIFVWRSFYSMRIVKD
- a CDS encoding amino acid permease, which gives rise to MWKQLWAKKDLSILLKEMESQDRLHRVLGPTALTSLGVGAIIGTGIFVLVGKAAAQQTGPALMLSFIASAFACVFAALCYAEFASMAPVAGSAYTYSYATMGELFAWIIGWDLILEYAVASSAVAHAWSDYVEKFIVIVAPDTWVPSLHTFFERWGNSPIGFNPKTNTFFASGGIIDLPAILITAIVTVVLVIGIKESARFNTLMVLLKVGVVLFVIGVGVFFIDPANWTNNFAPFGYGGITMPWEEHSSHPVGMLAGAATIFFAFIGFDSISTHSEEAKNPQRDVPIAIISSLVICTILYVLVAAVLTGMVPYDQIAVEAPVASAFTGRDMNFAAGLISLGAVAGMTSVLLVMLLSQPRVLLAMARDGLLPQKFFGAVHEKFRTPYKSTILTGFFVAAASSLLPLDVLADMTNIGTLLAFVMVCAAVLIMRKTNPDAHRPFRAPLGPVVPIMGIITCLILMLSLGTHNWMRLAIWLAVGMVIYFCYGKRHSHLGRELANEITHHGLTPTDPTPPRV
- a CDS encoding sigma-70 family RNA polymerase sigma factor codes for the protein MVVGESSAQSYELRDPDVRLMLEVRDDNAAAFEELMLRYQNRLVTVLEHLTGQRDAAEDLAQEVFLRVYRSRKKYVPGSKFSTWLFTIANNVASNARRSRARRKERNLTPAEGDETGAWGAAPLEQLALAKSALMPTRQLDKAEMREVVKLALDTLNERQRLAVLLCKFENMSYTEISETMGMTPQAIKSLLSRARDNLRDVLEAYLERGVLPGKSNVAGETP
- a CDS encoding zf-HC2 domain-containing protein; translated protein: MSDRDGTTVPDMQAQLNAYLDGEVDGEERTRIEQALADDTRMQHDFQRLQRAWDLLDVLPRADVGTGFTQMTVEMIALDAKQQLAAVQKVVPRRTWIDRLLIAGGVATAGVAGFFLVDALRTRPDDTMLRDLPVLERLDLYGLTEPGENAEFFRQLRDRRVLAEPAPSNAPAVKRK
- a CDS encoding SDR family oxidoreductase, translating into MSERPFAGRTAIVTGGAFGIGRATAIKLALGGARVFTGDIRPQPENEARFAELGIVQLLCDVRREADVQSLVDAAFAATGRIDILVNNAGIGLVKQIPNVTEDEWDRVLDTNFKSVFLTSKHCIGPMRAGGGGSIVNVSSNAGLLPRAHDPVYSTSKGAMIALTKSLALSHARDKIRVNAVCPGPVGDTGMMNADLAKAQDPRATAQMFIDASPLAKAHRRMITPEEVAEAICYLASDAALMVSGTSIAIDGGKSLGVPPA
- the sppA gene encoding signal peptide peptidase SppA; translated protein: MSSFSAPSNPGPGQPVYIAVQPKPSLLARLVGLITWLGIALFVLAVIFALTSPDSFSQDPDNKLEERYHSLAKDGVNKVAVIEIDGVIEDGEAVKKQVDKVLADPKVKAVVLRVDSPGGTVTGSDFMYHHLRKLSIDRNMPFVVSMGGLAASGGYYVSMACGTKENVIFAEPTTWTGSIGVLIPHYNIAGLMEKWEVEDDTIKSAPLKGIGSITRKMTPEEKAVFEELVKESFDRFKGIVKSGRPKLTDDQLKKATTGQVFTTKQALELGLVDKQGFVEDAIARAMELASLDAATTKAVKYHRPKSLADTLVGASAAAQKSEVQALLDLATPKAYYLFSWPNSGK